Part of the Streptomyces sp. HSG2 genome, GAGGGCGTGAGGCCGGTCGCGGCCTCGGCGCGCGCGTGGGTCAGGCCGCCAGGCCGAGCGCCGCCATCCTCTTGGTGTGCGCCTCGGTGATCCGCGTGAACATCCGTCCGACCTCGGCCAGGTCGAAGCCGTCCGCGAGACCGCCCACCAACATCGTCGACAGGGCGTCCCGTTCGGCCACCACGCGCTGGGACTGGGAAAGCGCCTCGCCCATCAGGCGCCGCGCCCAGAGCGCCAGGCGCCCGCCCACCCGCGGATCGGCCTCGATGGCGGCCCGCACCTTCTCCACCGCGAAGCCAGCGTGCCCGGTGTCGTCCAGCACCGCCAGGACCAGTTCACGGGTGCCGGAGTCGAGGCGGGCGGCGACCTCTCGGTAGAAGTCGCCCGCGATGGAGTCGCCGACGTAGGCCTTGACAAGACCCTCCAGCCAGTCCGAGGGCGCGGTCTGCCGATGGAATCCGTCGTAGGCGGCGACGAACGGCTCCATCGCCCGGGTGGGCTCCTCGCCGATCTCCGCGAGTCGGTCGCGCAACCGCTCGAAGTGGTGGAACTCGGCCGAGGCCATCTTCGCCAGCTCGGCTTTGTCCGCCAGGGTCGGCGCCAGCTTCGCGTCCTCCGCGAGCCGCTCGAACGCCGCCAACTCGCCGTACGCGAGCGCGCCCAGCAGATCGACCACCGCCGCGCGATAGTGCGGGTCGCGGGACGCGGTCGCCCAATCCTGGGCGGCCACGGCCACGGCCTTCGGGGCGTCGGCCCGTCCGGCCGGTCCTGCGGCGGCTTCCTCGGCGGGAGCGGGCTTGTGAGGGCTGGTCATGGAGCGCAGAATAGTCCGCCGCGCCGACGGGGCAGTAGCGGCGGGGACCGGATCGCGCCGCAGGGGCGCGCGCCCACCCCGGTGTGACGACGGCTACATGACCAAATCGACCATCGCCTGTGCGGGAATCCGGGGTATGGTGGTAATGCGCCTGCCGACTAGGTGACGTCCGCGTACGTGACGTGTTCGTCGGGCCACACGTATGAGGATGCCCGGTCGGTGGCCCGATCGGCTCCGACCCGACAGCCCTCTGT contains:
- a CDS encoding ferritin-like fold-containing protein; amino-acid sequence: MTSPHKPAPAEEAAAGPAGRADAPKAVAVAAQDWATASRDPHYRAAVVDLLGALAYGELAAFERLAEDAKLAPTLADKAELAKMASAEFHHFERLRDRLAEIGEEPTRAMEPFVAAYDGFHRQTAPSDWLEGLVKAYVGDSIAGDFYREVAARLDSGTRELVLAVLDDTGHAGFAVEKVRAAIEADPRVGGRLALWARRLMGEALSQSQRVVAERDALSTMLVGGLADGFDLAEVGRMFTRITEAHTKRMAALGLAA